Proteins found in one Anaerolineales bacterium genomic segment:
- a CDS encoding flavodoxin domain-containing protein, which produces MSVKTLVAYASKSGGTEQFAHAIGEVMRFACRTVGVQIVDKVDTLDGNQAVVLGSAVYVGQWRKEAVTFLEANETSLASRQVWLFSSGPTGVGDPVELVKGVRLPGALQPVADRIRPRDIAFSHGVLDTKKVSLAERLVIKGVKAPVGDFRDWEQIRAWAASIASALSEGSG; this is translated from the coding sequence ATGAGTGTGAAGACGTTGGTCGCGTATGCGAGCAAGTCTGGAGGAACGGAACAGTTCGCACATGCCATCGGCGAGGTGATGAGGTTCGCTTGCCGGACCGTCGGCGTGCAAATCGTCGACAAGGTCGACACGCTGGACGGCAATCAAGCGGTGGTCCTGGGGAGCGCGGTCTACGTGGGTCAGTGGCGGAAAGAGGCAGTGACCTTCCTGGAGGCCAACGAGACATCCCTGGCAAGCCGGCAGGTCTGGCTGTTCTCGAGTGGGCCGACCGGTGTGGGGGACCCCGTCGAGTTGGTGAAAGGCGTCCGGTTGCCGGGGGCTCTGCAACCGGTCGCCGATCGCATTCGTCCGCGAGACATCGCCTTCTCGCATGGCGTGTTGGACACGAAGAAGGTCAGCCTGGCCGAACGACTGGTGATCAAGGGCGTGAAGGCACCTGTGGGCGACTTCCGCGATTGGGAACAGATCAGAGCCTGGGCGGCATCGATCGCCAGCGCGCTCTCAGAAGGCAGCGGCTAG
- a CDS encoding ClbS/DfsB family four-helix bundle protein: MTHQEPPPASSSEVFELIQQERRALELVLERLSPGLWTRPGLDGVRSVKDMLAHIAGWERRMVEWLDASYRGLTPERPAPGMTWDDLDRLNQIAYEENKHKSKEAVRQEAKAAYSQALQAVQRMTNGDLLDGSRFAWRDGDPMWHMVAANTWSHYREHREQIEAWLREGEAPPPFNASVADGQKGGER, from the coding sequence GTGACCCACCAGGAACCGCCGCCCGCCTCCAGTTCGGAAGTGTTCGAGCTGATTCAGCAAGAACGCCGCGCATTGGAGCTGGTCCTGGAAAGACTAAGTCCCGGCCTGTGGACGCGGCCCGGCCTGGATGGAGTGCGCTCGGTCAAGGACATGCTTGCCCACATTGCAGGTTGGGAACGAAGGATGGTGGAGTGGCTCGACGCAAGCTACCGCGGCTTGACGCCCGAAAGGCCTGCGCCGGGAATGACCTGGGACGACCTCGACCGGTTGAACCAGATTGCCTATGAGGAGAACAAGCACAAGTCCAAGGAGGCCGTGCGCCAGGAAGCCAAGGCGGCGTACTCCCAGGCTCTGCAGGCTGTCCAGCGAATGACAAACGGGGATCTGCTTGACGGATCGCGCTTCGCCTGGCGGGACGGGGACCCGATGTGGCATATGGTCGCGGCCAATACGTGGTCGCACTACCGAGAGCACCGGGAACAGATTGAGGCCTGGCTTCGGGAGGGTGAGGCGCCTCCTCCGTTCAACGCGAGCGTGGCGGATGGACAGAAAGGAGGCGAGAGGTGA
- a CDS encoding isoprenylcysteine carboxylmethyltransferase family protein, with translation MSPRLVAFLAGSALLAGTSRSSLLKPRSHGFYRYFAFECLLGLVCLNLSTWFQRPAAPLQLASWALLGGSIALAAQGFSQLIRQGEPSGSIETTTVLVATGVYRRIRHPLYASLLCFAWGVALKGPSVESGITVLAASVLMYLTARAEEHENRKRFGEAYAKYAAGTKMFIPFVF, from the coding sequence GTGAGCCCCCGTCTCGTGGCCTTCCTGGCCGGCTCGGCTCTCCTGGCTGGCACCTCGCGATCCAGCCTGCTCAAGCCGCGTTCGCACGGGTTCTATCGGTACTTCGCCTTTGAGTGCTTGCTCGGACTCGTGTGCCTCAACCTCAGCACCTGGTTCCAGCGTCCTGCGGCGCCGCTCCAGCTGGCCTCCTGGGCCCTGCTCGGCGGGTCGATCGCGCTGGCGGCCCAGGGATTCTCTCAGCTGATACGGCAGGGCGAGCCAAGCGGATCGATCGAGACGACGACGGTCCTCGTGGCGACCGGGGTCTACCGCCGCATCCGGCATCCGTTGTACGCTTCTCTCCTGTGCTTCGCCTGGGGGGTGGCCCTCAAGGGTCCGTCTGTCGAGAGCGGGATCACGGTGCTGGCTGCGTCCGTCCTCATGTATCTAACGGCCCGGGCGGAGGAGCATGAAAACCGCAAGAGGTTTGGGGAGGCGTACGCCAAGTACGCCGCCGGCACCAAGATGTTCATCCCCTTCGTCTTCTAG